One Zerene cesonia ecotype Mississippi chromosome 9, Zerene_cesonia_1.1, whole genome shotgun sequence DNA window includes the following coding sequences:
- the LOC119828929 gene encoding ecdysone 20-monooxygenase isoform X2, with the protein MPGGAPLVSIAERGALEAVLRTPAKRPYRPPTEIVQVYRKSRPDRYASTGLVNEQGEKWHHLRRHLTSELTSPQTIQGFIPQLNNICDDFLVLLKNCRRPDGTVLGFDHLTNRMGLESVCGLMLGARLGFLERCMSGRAATLAAAVKAHFRAQRDSYYGAPLWKFAPTTLYKTFVRSEETIHTIVSELMEEAKSRTHGAAQDDGMQEIFLKILANPELDTRDKKAAVIDFITAGIETLANSLIFLLYLLSGRPDWQQKIRSELPSCGDLTIEELALAPSLKAAANEAFRVLPTVPFLARLLEQPVNIDGHRIPAGTFVLAHTVTACRREENFWRASEYLPERWIDVREPHAASLVAPFGRGKRMCPGKRFVELELHLLLAKILQNWRVEFEGEIDVQFDFLLSPKSPVTLRLVEW; encoded by the exons ATGCCAGGGGGAGCTCCTCTAGTGTCCATAGCGGAGAGGGGGGCATTGGAGGCAGTACTACGCACACCGGCAAAGAGGCCTTACCGACCCCCTACGGAAATCGTGCAAGTGTATAGAAAAAGTCGACCTGACAGATACGCGTCCACTGGATTGGTGAATGA GCAAGGGGAGAAATGGCATCACTTACGCCGCCATCTGACTTCCGAGCTAACGAGTCCACAGACTATACAGGGGTTCATTCCGCAATTGAACAACATTTGTGATGATTTTCTCGTACTTCTGAAGAACTGCCGTCGGCCCGATGGTACTGTGCTTGGATTCGATCACCTTACGAACAGGATGGGCTTAGAAT cgGTATGTGGTCTTATGTTAGGCGCAAGATTGGGTTTCTTAGAGAGATGCATGTCGGGTCGGGCGGCAACACTTGCTGCAGCGGTGAAAGCCCACTTTAGGGCTCAAAGGGACTCCTACTACGGTGCGCCATTATGGAAGTTTGCACCTACCACGCTTTACAAGACGTTCGTTAGGAGCGAGGAAACTATTCACAC GATAGTATCGGAATTAATGGAGGAAGCGAAGTCAAGGACTCACGGCGCGGCGCAGGATGACGGCATGCAAGAGATCTTCCTCAAGATACTCGCAAACCCCGAACTAGACACAAGGGACAAAAAAGCCGCCGTCATCGATTTTATCACAGCTGGCATTGAGACC CTTGCTAACAGTTTGATATTTCTGCTGTATCTACTGAGTGGAAGACCGGACTGgcaacaaaaaataagatcAGAGCTGCCATCCTGTGGTGATTTAACAATAGAAGAATTAGCTTTAGCGCCATCTCTGAAAGCAGCGGCAAATGAAGCGTTTCGAGTGTTGCCCACTGTACCGTTCTTGGCCAGACTTCTGGAGCAACCCGTGAATATTGACGGCCATAGAATACCAGCTGGG ACATTCGTCCTCGCGCACACGGTAACAGCGTGCAGGCGGGAGGAGAACTTCTGGCGCGCGAGCGAGTATCTCCCCGAGCGGTGGATCGACGTGCGCGAGCCGCACGCCGCCTCGCTCGTCGCGCCGTTCGGCCGCGGCAAGCGCATGTGCCCCGGGAAGAGATTCGTTGAGCTCGAGCTGCATTTGTTACTAGCTAAG ATTTTGCAAAATTGGCGGGTGGAGTTCGAAGGTGAAATAGATGTCCAGTTTGACTTCCTTCTATCACCAAAGTCCCCAGTCACCCTAAGACTAGTAGAATGGTAA
- the LOC119828929 gene encoding ecdysone 20-monooxygenase isoform X1: MENMSLPGSFLISYYVESFWGSPRPLVDWSGVPTFILAVLAVVMAATAMIVRPPDMKLPIRLPGPPALPIIGTRWLFWSRYKLNKLHEAYEDMFRRYGLVFVEVMPGGAPLVSIAERGALEAVLRTPAKRPYRPPTEIVQVYRKSRPDRYASTGLVNEQGEKWHHLRRHLTSELTSPQTIQGFIPQLNNICDDFLVLLKNCRRPDGTVLGFDHLTNRMGLESVCGLMLGARLGFLERCMSGRAATLAAAVKAHFRAQRDSYYGAPLWKFAPTTLYKTFVRSEETIHTIVSELMEEAKSRTHGAAQDDGMQEIFLKILANPELDTRDKKAAVIDFITAGIETLANSLIFLLYLLSGRPDWQQKIRSELPSCGDLTIEELALAPSLKAAANEAFRVLPTVPFLARLLEQPVNIDGHRIPAGTFVLAHTVTACRREENFWRASEYLPERWIDVREPHAASLVAPFGRGKRMCPGKRFVELELHLLLAKILQNWRVEFEGEIDVQFDFLLSPKSPVTLRLVEW; this comes from the exons GGTTCACCAAGGCCGTTGGTTGATTGGTCAGGGGTACCAACATTCATATTAGCGGTGTTGGCGGTGGTCATGGCAGCCACGGCGATGATAGTGAGGCCGCCAGATATGAAGCTGCCCATACGACTTCCCGGTCCTCCAGCACTACCGATAATTGGCACCCGTTGGTTATTTTGGAGTCGATATAAGTTGAACAAACTCCACGAGGCCTATGAAG ATATGTTCAGGCGTTACGGGTTGGTGTTCGTGGAGGTGATGCCAGGGGGAGCTCCTCTAGTGTCCATAGCGGAGAGGGGGGCATTGGAGGCAGTACTACGCACACCGGCAAAGAGGCCTTACCGACCCCCTACGGAAATCGTGCAAGTGTATAGAAAAAGTCGACCTGACAGATACGCGTCCACTGGATTGGTGAATGA GCAAGGGGAGAAATGGCATCACTTACGCCGCCATCTGACTTCCGAGCTAACGAGTCCACAGACTATACAGGGGTTCATTCCGCAATTGAACAACATTTGTGATGATTTTCTCGTACTTCTGAAGAACTGCCGTCGGCCCGATGGTACTGTGCTTGGATTCGATCACCTTACGAACAGGATGGGCTTAGAAT cgGTATGTGGTCTTATGTTAGGCGCAAGATTGGGTTTCTTAGAGAGATGCATGTCGGGTCGGGCGGCAACACTTGCTGCAGCGGTGAAAGCCCACTTTAGGGCTCAAAGGGACTCCTACTACGGTGCGCCATTATGGAAGTTTGCACCTACCACGCTTTACAAGACGTTCGTTAGGAGCGAGGAAACTATTCACAC GATAGTATCGGAATTAATGGAGGAAGCGAAGTCAAGGACTCACGGCGCGGCGCAGGATGACGGCATGCAAGAGATCTTCCTCAAGATACTCGCAAACCCCGAACTAGACACAAGGGACAAAAAAGCCGCCGTCATCGATTTTATCACAGCTGGCATTGAGACC CTTGCTAACAGTTTGATATTTCTGCTGTATCTACTGAGTGGAAGACCGGACTGgcaacaaaaaataagatcAGAGCTGCCATCCTGTGGTGATTTAACAATAGAAGAATTAGCTTTAGCGCCATCTCTGAAAGCAGCGGCAAATGAAGCGTTTCGAGTGTTGCCCACTGTACCGTTCTTGGCCAGACTTCTGGAGCAACCCGTGAATATTGACGGCCATAGAATACCAGCTGGG ACATTCGTCCTCGCGCACACGGTAACAGCGTGCAGGCGGGAGGAGAACTTCTGGCGCGCGAGCGAGTATCTCCCCGAGCGGTGGATCGACGTGCGCGAGCCGCACGCCGCCTCGCTCGTCGCGCCGTTCGGCCGCGGCAAGCGCATGTGCCCCGGGAAGAGATTCGTTGAGCTCGAGCTGCATTTGTTACTAGCTAAG ATTTTGCAAAATTGGCGGGTGGAGTTCGAAGGTGAAATAGATGTCCAGTTTGACTTCCTTCTATCACCAAAGTCCCCAGTCACCCTAAGACTAGTAGAATGGTAA
- the LOC119828959 gene encoding aurora kinase B, whose amino-acid sequence MMETEIKEVKELEARIINHDAYGKPYKWSPRDFELGSALGQGKFGHVHVAREKKTGLLVAIKALFKSQIMHSKCERQVMREIEIQSHLKHPNILRLLTWFHDERRIYLVIEFAAGGELYKHLTNSPKGRFPEHKAARYIYQVADAVEYCHQHHVIHRDIKPENILVSFNGDLKLADFGWSVHAPSEKRKTMCGTLDYLPPEMIKHEVYDVSVDHWCIGVLLYEFLVGKPPFESDGQDKTYARILALDMTYPSYVPEGAKDLISKLLRHSSKERLSLDSVKRHYWVQQFQSTT is encoded by the exons atgatgGAAACTGAGATAAAAGAAGTAAAAGAACTTGAAGCAAGAATAATTAATCATGACGCTTATGGAAAACC ATACAAATGGTCACCTAGAGACTTTGAACTGGGTTCAGCACTTGGACAAGGAAAATTCGGTCACGTTCATGTAGCACGCGAAAAGAAAACCGGTCTATTAGTCGCAATAAAAGCTTTGTTCAAATCACAAATTATGCATTCAAAATGCGAACGACAAGTTATGAGAGAGATAGAGATTCAATCTCACTTAAA GCATCCAAATATTCTACGATTGCTGACATGGTTCCATGACGAAAGACGTATTTATTTAGTGATCGAGTTTGCAGCCGGTGGTGAACTTTATAAACATCTAACAAACTCGCCAAAAGGAAGATTCCCTGAGCATAAGGCTGCTCGTTATATTTACCAG gtAGCAGATGCAGTTGAATATTGCCACCAGCATCATGTTATCCACAGGGATATTAAACCTGAAAATATTCTGGTTTCCTTCAATGGTGACCTTAAATTAGCTGACTTTGGCTGGTCTGTCCATGCCCCTTCagaaaa GAGGAAGACTATGTGCGGTACACTTGACTATTTACCACCAGAAATGATAAAACATGAAGTTTATGATGTTTCTGTAGACCACTGGTGTATTGGTGTCCTATTATATGAATTCCTAGTAGGAAAGCCTCCATTTGAGAGTGATGGACAAGACAAAACATATGCTCGGATATTAGCTTTAGATATGACTTACCCATCATATGTTCCAGAGGGAGCAAAGGATCTTATTTCTAag TTACTACGACATTCAAGTAAGGAGAGACTGTCACTGGACTCTGTTAAAAGACATTATTGGGTACAGCAGTTTCAAAGTACCACATGA
- the LOC119828960 gene encoding putative hydroxypyruvate isomerase — protein sequence MKFCANLAFMFTEGATVLERYALAKEAGFKAVETGFPFGHSIEQVKQAKENAGIEQVLINLKTGDVSKGELGVTAVPGKENEFKENLRETINYAKALGVRKVHIMAGKIDAVTPKNWEVFESNLLYAAGELKKENLTGLIEPINQHTVPKYFLNDYTKAVEIIKRIGSENLKLQLDIFHLQHICGDMSYNIKNLMPYVGHVQIAQVPSRNEPDVPGEINYEYILKHLENNGYNDWIALEYKPAGNTKEGLKWISKFGYTL from the exons atgaaattttgtgctAATTTAGCTTTTATGTTTACTGAAGGAGCCACAGTTTTAGAAAGATATGCATTAGCAAAAGAGGCAGGTTTTAAAGCTGTGGAAACCGGGTTTCCGTTTGGTCATAGTATAGAGCAGGTAAAGCAAGCAAAGGAAAATGCTGGCATTGAACAAGTTCTCATAAATCTAAAAACAG gaGATGTGAGTAAAGGTGAACTAGGTGTGACTGCAGTACCCGGaaaagaaaatgaatttaaGGAAAACTTAAGAGAAACCATCAACTATGCAAAAGCACTTGGAGTAAGAAAAGTACATATAATGGCTGGGAAGATAGATGCAGTTACTCCCAAGAATTGGGAAGTGtttgaaagtaatttattatatgctgCAGGTGAATTGAAGAAGGAAAATTTAACAGGTTTAATTGAGCCCATAAATCAGCATACTGTACCAAAATACTTCCTTAACGATTATACAAAAg CTGTAGAAATTATCAAAAGAATTGGGAGTGAGAACTTAAAGCTTCAGCTAGATATTTTCCACTTGCAACATATTTGTGGAGACATGTCTTACAATATAAAGAATCTCATGCCTTATGTTGGACATGTGCAg ATTGCACAGGTTCCAAGTCGCAATGAACCAGATGTTCCCGGAGAAATCAACTATGAATACATTCTCAAACATTTAGAAAACAATGGCTATAATGATTGGATTGCCTTAGAATATAAACCTGCCGGAAATACTAAAGAAGGTCTCAAATGGATCAGTAAATTTGGTTACACTCTGTGA